The DNA window GCTGACGGGCTTCCAGCGCAGCCTCTGGATGGCTGCGAAGCACGGCAAGaggaaggggctgcagcaggtcaAGCAGCACATCAAGAAGACGCGCAGCAAAGCCGAGGGGCCGGCGGTGAGTGCGGGGCTGCGCCGCTGCCCGCCTCCTGCGCCCGGGGGTGCCCAGGGATTTGGGGCGGCTCTGCTGGGCGAATCGCTCCCAGCGCCATCCAGACGGGCACgggctaaaataaaataaaataacgtGGTTGTTCTCTGCGTCCACCAGGTCACGGCGTGGGACTGGGTGCACGTCAGCAGCATCAACAACCTGGCGGACGTGCACGCGCTCTACGTGGGCGGGGAGCCGCTGGAGAAGGAGGCGCGGGAGCTGTTTGTGAAGGGGACCATGGCCGACATCAGGGATCACTTCCAGGTGCGGGCGGTGATGCTGGGCGTGGGAACGGGGCGGGAGGAGCTGTGGGGTGCTTCCCGTCTCGGTGCAAGGGCTTTGGGCCTGTGGGTGAGCCGTGCAGGGGGCTGTGGGTCCCTCCTGCTCCCGGTGACGCCGTGCCGTGCCCCCAGGACCTGATGTCGTACTGCGCCCGTGATGTCCGGGCCACCCACGAGGTGTTCCAGGAGCAGCTGCCGCTCTTCATGGAGAGGTGAGAGGTCCCAGTTGGAGGCGGGGGCACCGTGGTTCTGCTGGGGACGGGATGTGGGTGATCCGTCCCTGGGGAGGCCgggagggtgctgagccccgtTCCAGGAGGCTCTCGGCCCCGTCTGTGGGTGAGAAGGAGCAGGCAGCCGTTGGTGCTGTGATCTGCTGCTTGGGGGGCAGCTCCCCTCCGGGAGGAACCTAACTGGGGGCTGCCTTGGGCTGCAGGTGCCCCCACCCCGTGACGTTCGCAGGGATGCTGGAGATGGGGGTGTCCTACCTGCCGGTCAACGGCAACTGGCAGAGGTACCTGGACGACGCCCAGGGCACCTAcgaggagctgcagaaggagaTGAAGAAGTCCCTGATGAACCTGGCCAACGACgcctgccagctgctgcacgGGGACAGGTACCACGGCCAGCCGAGGGGAGGGCGCGGCGCCGTGcccccacccatgggtgctggagCACGGCCACGGCGTGCCGGCAGGTACAAGGAGGACCCCTGGCTCTGGGACCTGGAGTGGGACACGCAGGAGTttaagcagaagaaacccccGAGGAAGAAGAAGGATCAGAAGGTGAACGGCGGCGAAGCCTCCGGGGCAGGATTGGCGCAGGAGTGGCAGGGAGGTGAGcgcaggggggctgggggggggacccGGGGTTCGAGGGATGCTcagccccaggccccccccccccccccgtgccccacCAGACCGCGGACCCCCCAGCGAGGACGAGGAGCTGAAAGCAGCCCCCGAGGGCAGCGCCCTCCTGCAGCGCCTGAAGGACACGGTCACGCTGCAGCCCAAGAAGCTGCAGCATCTCCCCGGCCACCCGGGGTGAGCTGGGGACCGCGGGGGTGGCCGGGGGGCTCGCTCCGCGCTCCCTGTCCCATCGTCACCCCCCCGTGTCACCCCCCAGGTGGTACCGCAAGCTGTGCCCGCgcctggaggaggagggctgggtgCCGGGGCCCAGCCTCATCAGCCTGCAGATGAGGGTGACCCCCAAGCTGATGCGCCTGGCCTGGGACGGGTTCCCCCTGCACTACTCGGAGAAGCACGGCTGGGGCTACCTGGTGCCGGGGCGGCAGGACAACCTGCCGGCAGCCCCCCCAGAGGCGGGGGGTCCCGTGTGCCCCCACAGGTGagggggatgctgggggtgcTCCGTGGGGGCTCGCCTGCGGTGCGTGGCCGTGTCCTCATCGTGGCTACGTGTTCCCCGCCCTACCAGGGCGATCGAGGAGCTGTGCCGGCAGCACCGGCTGGAGAAGGgccgggagcagcccccggAGGAGGCGAGCGTGGAGGACGAGCTGCTGGTGATGGACGGCAGCAGCATGTGGCAGAAGGTGACGGGCTGGGGGGACCCCGCTGGGAGGAGGCCTCCTGGTGCGGGGGCTGGGCTTTCTCCAACACACCCGTAAAAACCAGCGGTGAGAAAAACCCTTTAATAACGTGCCTAACCCGGTCCTTTTGGGGCGGCCCCTCTCTGCTGCAGGTGGAGGAGCTGAGCCAGCTGGAGGGGGACGTGGGCAGGGCGGACCAGAGCTTGGTGCAGGTAAACGGGCTTTGCTGCGGGGGTGGGACCGTGCATCCATTCCCGTTTCCTCGATTtcccccccctgccccgtgctggGGGCTCCCAGCGAGTGCCCGCGTGGAGCAGGagggccccgtgccccccacaCCTCGTGTCAtcggctgcaggaggagggggatgAGCGGTGCGAGCTGGTGGAGGCGGACAGCCGGCCCTCGTACCACCACGGCAATGGGCCCTACAACGACGTCGACGTCCCCGGGTGCTGGTTCTTCAAGCTGCCCCACAAGGCAAGGCGGGGGCTTGGTGCTGAGCCCTCCCTGCCGCGTGGGGCTGCATcgccctgccccacagcccagctccccctgccccatatccctgctcctgctctcctgtgTTGTCCCTGATCCCGTCCCATGGGGCAGGAGGGCTCACAGGGCTGTGCTGACGCCGAGTGGTGGCGCGCTGAGCCCCGAAATCTCTTTGCTGCTAAAGGACGGGAACGCTAACAACGTCGGGAGCCCCTTTGCCAAGGATTTCCTGCCCCGCATGGAGGATGGCACCCTGCGGGCTGCCGTGGGACGCACCCACGGGACGAGAGCCCTGGAGATCAACAAAATGATCTCCTTCTGGAGGAACGCTCACAAGCGGATCAGGTGAGCAGCCCCGGCCTGATTGCCACCTTCCCACACATCTCAGAGTGCATATACGTGTGTATGAGTCCCTGCAGGTGCTCAGAGCTTGTATCGGTGCTGGGGGGTCCCTGCAGCtgtgggtgctcagcaccctgtTTGCCCTTATGTGTCTCTGCAGCTCGCAGATGGTGGTGTGGCTGAAGAAAGGGGAGCTGCCTCGCGCCGTGACAAGGTGTGGAGGGGAACGGATggtgctggggagagctgcatCGGGCTGGTGCTCACCCTTTGCCCCTGTCCCAGGCACCCGGACTACAACGAGGAGGACGACTACGGAGCCATCCTGCCGCAGGTGGTGACCGCGGGCACCATCACCCGGCGGGCCGTGGAGCCCACGTGGCTGACAGCCAGCAACGCCCGGGTACGGCCGCGCTCGGGGGATTTTGGGGCACGGCAAGGGGGGTGTCTGTGTGTTTTGGGGTGGTGGGTGGGTTCTGTATGGGAAGACGGAGCTGGGGAAGGTGGGAGTCGTGCTGGGatgcgggaggaggaggaagaagaggaggaggaaggctgtcctcatgctgcagaggaggagggggcgTTGCACGGGGTATGCTGAGCTGGGCACCACGTCCCACAGGCCGACCGCGTGGGCAGCGAGCTGAAAGCCATGGTGCAGGTGCCACCCGGCTACTCCCTGGTGGGCGCGGACGTGGACTCCCAGGAGCTCTGGATAGCCGCGATCCTGGGCGAGGCGCACTTCGCCGGCATGCACGGTGAGCGGGGCCCCCTGGTGGGGCGTCAGCACCCCAAAACGCTCGGCATTcagccccttccttcctcctcgCCGCAGGGTGCACGGCCTTCGGCTGGATGACCCTGCAGGGGAAGAAGAGCAACGGGACGGACCTGCACAGCAAGACGGCCGCCACGGTGGGCATCAGCCGGGAGCACGCCAAAGTCTTCAACTACGGGCGCATCTACGGGGCCGGGCAGCCCTTCGCCGAGCGCCTGCTGATGCAGTTCAACCACCGGCTGACGCAGGAGCAGGCGCGTGAGAAAGCCCAGCAGATGTACGCGGTCACCAAGGGCATCCGCAGGTGGGTgctgcccgggggctgcagggtgcgTGGGGACGGTGTCCCCATGGGACCTGGATGTGGGTTACCCCCACCTGGATGTTGCTGCCCAGGTTTCATCTGAGCGAGGAGGGCGAGTGGCTGGTGAAGGAGCTGGACCTGGCTGTGGACAGGGCGGAAGATGGCTCGGTGTCAGCCCGGGATGTCCACCGGCTCCAGAGGGAAGCTGCGAGAAAGTGAGATGCTGTGACCCCAGATGGTGTTCGTGGGACAGGGGCGTGAGGCGGGGAAGGCCAGGGCTGGTGGGCAAAAAAGGGGCCGGATGGTCCCAGCTGTCTCAGGTCCACCCCTGTCCATGGGACGGGGGTGCTCCCAGTCTCTTCCAGTGTGTAAGCAGCAGCAGACGGCTGCGGGGGCTTCCCCGGCTGCCCCCAAACCAGAAGAGGGTGTCTGAGACTCCAGCAAACCCGCCTTCTGCCCCGACAGGTCCCGAAGGAAGAAGAAGTGGGACGTGGTGGGCCACCGGTTGTGGGCTGGAGGCACCGAATCCGAAATGTTCAACAAGCTGGAGAGCATCGCCTTGTCCTCCTCGCCGCAGACCCCAGTGCTGGGCTGCCACATCAGCAGGGCGCTGGAGCCCGCCGTGGCCAAGGGGGAGGTAAGGCCGGGGCTCGGTGCTGCTGTGGCGaaccccagctctgccctcctgaGGCGCGGGAAACCCTGTGAACCCCttggagctgcagaagaaacCCGTAGGTGTTGGGTCCTGCTCCCCTTTTCTCTACCTGTGTGCCAGGGGAAACACAGGAACCCTGACTGAACAGCCTTCGCCCCTCTGAGAGGAACGGGCCCAGGCCCCGGGCGTTTCTCAGAGCATTTCTCTGGGCATTTCTCCTCATGTTTCTCAGAGCATTTCTCCTAGTGTTTCTCCAAGTGTTTCTCTGagcatttctgtgtttcctcTCCCCAGTTTCTGACCAGCAGAGTGAACTGGGTGGTGCAGAGCTCGGCCGTCGACTACCTGCACCTCATGCTGGTCTCCATGAAGTGGCTCTTCGAGGAGTTCGACATCAACGGGCGCTTCTGCATCAGCATCCACGACGAGGTGCGCTACCTGGTCCAGGAGCAGGACCGCTACCGGGCGGCCCTGGCCCTGCAGATCACCAACCTGCTGACACGGTGAGATGGGgggctgagagagagagatggggcTGGGAGAGAGATGTGGGGCTGGGACACCTCTGGGGCCAATCCTGAGCGCGTCTCCTCCTGTTACGCGGGGCTGTGTCTCCTGTCAGCTCTACACAATCCCCTTCCCCGTGCTTTATGGCATGTGGTTTATAGAGGAGTTGGCCAAAAGCAGAGCTATTTTCTGCCGGGCTGAGGTAAGGATACagcaaacagcttttctgtgccaGGCAGCATTCGCAGCGGGGGAAGCCGCCCTGATGTTTGTGCCTTTATCCCAGCTATTGCGAGCACAGGGCTTCCTGCTGGGAAAATCCAACATCTGCTCTGCGTGGGAGGATTAGCCAGAAGTGAAGGGCTGGGTTTGTCCTTTCTTCCTAGGAGGCTGAACCTAGCGGTGCTCCGTTcctcccacagctcctctggcacTCCTTGACCCTCCCGCTACCCGGCACTTACAAAGCACTTTGTCTTCCAGCCGCTGACTGACATGGGTGCAAAGCAATCtgtgccgggggctgcccggtgTTTTGTGAGGCCGCCTTTGTTCCAGCCGAACCTGCGGCTGATCAAAGCCCCCCGCGTGCAGTAAGAGAGCTGGCTGAGCGTGAGAGAAGTTAGCGGGCTCGCTCTAACTTTTAAGTGGTGGCTGGTTTCTGCCTTTCAAAAAAGGCCACGGAGTTCTTTCCCCAGCGGAGAACAAGCGGTGCTCGTGGTGAAAGAAAGCTTCTCCATTAAGCAACCCccctggctttttttcttttcccccaagGGGTGCTGCCTACAAGGAATTTTCTGCTACCTGGGACCCGATGGGCCGTAATTTGGCACCCCTGTTCTGTCCCCTGCTGGGCTGTGccatgctgcctgctgcagcccagctgtgaCAGAGCCGTGTGCGGTGTGGCACGGCCCCACTTGCTCTCCTTGTGGTTCCAGGTGCATGTTTGCCTACAAGCTGGGCCTCCAGGACCTGCCGCAGTCGGTGGCCTTCTTCAGTGCCGTGGACATTGACCGGTGCTTAAGGAAGGAGGTGACCATGAACTGCGTGACTCCATCAAACCCCACAGGGATGGAGAAGAAATACGGCATCCCTGAAGGTGAGCAGCAGCCCTTTGAGCTCCATCCCCTATAAAAGCTGGAGGCCCTACAGGAGCCGCACTGCTGCTGGAGGTAGAGCCCTTCCCCAGGGGCTCATCCCTTCAGACCCAGTGCCTCAGGTCCCCACCACCCTGGTGCCAGCCCCTCTCTACCTTGCTCCCCTTTCTCAGTGCCCGAGcgctttgtgctgctgcttccacctATTTCTGATAAAGAGCTCAGGGGCTGGCTCTGTTAGCCCGTGCATAAGTTTGCTTTGTGCCCCTCAGAAGGGAGATGCGCTTTCCTCTAGTCTGTTAAATACAGCCCAAGACTGACTTGTTCCCTCGCTGAAATGAGATAGCTCTATGGTTGTGTCTGTTTTATCCTCCAGGCCCAAATATTTCTGGCCTtcagtgttttctctccttcccccccctctccctcagctcagcagagctgggttCAGAGCCCAGCCCGTCCTGCACGCTTCAGCCTTGGCAGGGCTGTGTTCTTCCCCAGCAGTCCCGAGGCTTACAGTTGTCCCTGTCTGCACCTGACATAACCCTCTAACTGCtgcaaacaaacatttaatcgttggctgggagctgctttaAATAGCACCTCCTCACTATGCAGCAACGTTTTGCCAGATAAGAGGAACCTGCCCTCAGATTTGTTCTGTCAGTTATTGAACACATCAGACATTTCAGCCTTAAGCAACCTTTATTAGGAGTTTTACAGGTGAAGTGTGCATTCAGAAGAAGAATCTGGGTTCCGTGGGCAAAAAGGGTACTTGTGTTCTCATcaagaacaaagcaaataagTGCATTGAGGTCAGCAGAAACGTGACATAGCCCATGCTGCTGGCTCTCCAGAGGAAGCTGGCACCTCTCTGCTTCTTGGGCGCTACACACAGCAGCGAGCTTCAGCTCCAAGGGAGAACAGCCCCTCTTTGCTGCTTCCTACTGGTGCCGTTTTCTGCACTCACAGCACCATACAAACCAGAAGTTTGAATAAATTTAGGGCTTTCTGTGCTACATGCTCTGAgctaaaagcaaataattaCTGTTACTCTCTTATTCGTATGTTGTACAGTCTGTAATTGTACTGCAGAATGCAAGGAACTCATTGTCCCATTGTCTTCCAGGAGAAGCACTGGATATATATCAGCTTCTTGAAATAACCAAAGGTTCGCTGGAGAAGAAGTGATGACGCTCGAGTGCCAGAACAACAGTTGTCCAGAGAGCGTGCCAGAACCTGGCTGTCCTTTCAGGAGCACATCTTTTGTCAGGGACTGATCTTGGTTGagctgcttgctttttgctGGAAGAAGGAATGTTCCTGGAGAAAAGAACTGTGGTAGCAGCATGTTTGAATGGCAGAGGCATTTctgagggcagcagccagctttAATACCTGCGACGCTTGACAAGAGTCACTGTTTGCACATCCCTGGGCATGAAGAAAGAAGTCTTAAGTATTTGACAAGAGAAACAACAAACTACTATCTCTGTACACACGGTTCTTCAAGACCAAGGTGAATGCCACAGAACAGGCACTGTAGGAGAAGGAGGGGGCAGCAGTGGCAACCACACCTTTATGTTTTTCGCCGTCTCTTCTTTTTGGGTTCCTGGTTCTCAtctggctgctctgctgtggtggactggagagaggaggagagagtaGCGGTACCAAGTATGAATGTTTTTGTGTGAGTACTCTAATGAACGTTTACTTTAAGAAAGCAGACTGACAGAACAGGATTTAGCACTTTTCCCTCCCTAGAAAAATGGCCTGAAATAGGGGACTCTTCTCACCCACTGAAATTTCCCCCCTGGATCTCTTTAATTCATGCTGGAATTCAGACCCCAGGTTCTGAACGGCACAAGACAAGGCCTGCTTGTTCAGTGCTGGATCCTGGCTTGTTGATGCTGATTACACTCTGGGAAATATGGGCAAAAGCACCAATAAAAACCTGGACAATCAGCAAAGGAAAGTGGCGTATCTTTTGTCCAGCACAAGTTGTGCTACCTTCCCCAGCACTGTCTGCTGGAGGAGGCCAGCCAGTCGGACCTCAGGCAATGCTGACAGACTTCTCTGCTTGCTGAGACAGGCAGAGGCAAACAAGAAGGTTTATAAACAGTCCTGCTTAAGACCAGGCATGCAGCCAACTGGTACATGGACACAAAGGTCACTCAAGGCAGAGGGCTGGACTGTAGGGAACACTTCAGGCCTATTTGCTCACTCCCATTAGCTCAGTATTAAAGCGAAGACAAAACAAGACAAGCAAGACAAAACGGGCCTAGTTTTACGTATACCTAAACAGCTCACACGTACACgtggcagcaggacagcagaaaCCCAACAGTAACAGCAGCTAAATGAGTTCTCACCTGGTCGTTGTCCGGTTCATTTTCAGCATCCTCTGTGTTATGCTCCTGCAACACGCTGTCTAGCATGGATGCGTTGATGCGGAAGTCCCGGGAGGTACTTAGCTTCATATATTGCATCAAGTTCACCTGCAGCAACCGGGGGGGCAGGACATACGGCGTAAGCTTAATTTTCTACCCTGCCTAGTCCTACACACAGAACTAGAATGAAGTCTATCGTGATAATGATGCAGGACTGAAGCAAGAAGTAGGTGAAAAAGCACCTGCCCCTATGGAATCCAGTGGCCCacttatgtttttaaaagagcCCGGTGCTTGCCAATTATTCTGACTCTCACGTAGTACCTCATCTTGGTACATTTCTCTCCTGTTCAAGGAACAGGCTgggggggtgggatggggtgagCCAGCATTATGTTTCTGCTCTCCCAGAAACCATAAGACAACAGGTCACAGGCACTACTGCTGTTGATCCCTGCTGATATCAGGGCGACAGCACTTTGGTTTAGTTGAGCCAGGAGCCTGGGCAAAGACTGAAAGAAGGGTAAGGTTCTTACACTTTCCTAATCTGAGCAGCAATGGAgtgattttttgttattttatttttttataaagtgAAAACAGCAGTAGCCTTCTACCATGCCATGGTACCACTGTTCCACTGAGGTTGTATCACAGAAGACCTCTGCTTTACATTACCTTTGATTTCTTGGAGAGATGGATAAGGAACTTCTCATATTGCTCTATTGCAAAAATCAGGTTGGGGATTGGCTTGGTATCCCGAAGCACCTTAGCCTGAAACGCAGAAAGGTGGGAGACTGGTCAGATTTGAAGCGAACAGCATGAAGACTGCCTTGTATAGTCATCACTAACAAGCATCTCAGCTATGGCACTAAAGCAGCACCTGTATTTCTACCAGGAGTTTAGATTCCCCTAAAAGCCGATGATGCTGTAGCATGACACGAAGGCCACAACCACTCCAGTTCAGAGAATTGTCTTCAGTAGCCTTGTTCCACAGCAGTCCTGCCTCACCAAGCCGCGCCAGCCTAGTTTGTTACTGGGCTTAAACTGCCTCCCAGAATGGTTCTGCAGTGAGGCTCTTtcaagtatatatatttttttcctcagtccaCAGCCCTGATATGCCTGACAGCCAGAGCAGAACTCGCTCTGCAAAGACATTCTAAGCCTATGCTTTCCAGGCAATGAGCACACTGCTGTTTCATCACATTTCTGCCCTGTATATTTTACACCACTAATGTTTGTTCCCCATGCTGACAGGGGAGTGGCAAGAGGATATGCAGCATTTCTTAATATTTCCACACACTCAGGAAGTGGCTAGAAAGATCAGGCTTGTGGTTTTTAAACACTTAGCATCACAGGAATGTCTGGGACAACAGACAAGACAGAGGAGACACCAACAAGGAGCGTAAACAGAGGACACAAAAGGCCAGGAACCTGCCAGCCCGTTGATTACCTGCTCCCAACAAAATCAGCCAGACATTATCAGCTGCCTTACTTTAATGGAACCcagtattttatctttaaatctACTGATGAAATTAATAAACACTTAAATAGCATGGAGTATTGGCTCCAATAAATTATTCCATTTATGTAATTTCATAGCTTACCCCAAACATAGAATAGTCAGACAACACAAACTATCCGGACTTGACCTTTTTCCATCCCTGGGAGCTTTTAGCCTGcatttagtatttttgtttgtttcactatTCGTAAACTTTTCTCTGAAGTTCAGGTTgaagaaattagatttttacTTAACGGCCCAGTGACAATGTGTCATTGGTGATCTCTAAGAAGCCACCAGGTAAAGCAAGCCGTGAGGTATGATCCCAAGTTCAAATTTAGCCCGTATTCTAATAGAGAGCACGACAATCTCACCATGACTGTGGAGACTGCAGCAGCttcatcttccttcttcttcttcttcttcttctcttctacaAAGCTTAAGCTCTCACTATGAATGTTCTAAAGAACGAAGCCAAAAGATGTGGCATTAGAGGGtaaacagggaaggaaaggcCAGCCAAGTAAGGCCACAGAAGGCTTTGCTCCAGCCAGCTAACACAGCATTTACCAGCTACATGACAGAAAGGCAGTATGTAAGGATGGAATCTCgcaaaaaaaggaagggaagaaaataacttcatgGTTTATACATTCAGAAGCACGTATGTGTGAGACATCCCCAGGAACAAGAGCTTTGCATGCCACTATATTTTCCCCAACATGCCAGGTCTGGTTTACAAGTCCTTTGGTCCTCGCTCAAGCACCCACTTCGTGTCTAAACAGACAAATCTCATCCCAGGTTGCTGTCTTTGGCACCCACAGGGCTTTGTATTGTGACGACTGCAGTGTCCTTGACCTTTACTTGCCACTGTGATTAACAGCAGTATCAACTGCATCCAAAAAAGCCACATGAAcagaaggggaaataaaaaattagaaagctAAAAACCAGTTCcctaaacattttcttccttccctgctcaaATAGAAATCAACACGCCTGGTCCCAATGGTACTGAAATGTCTTACACTATTATTTGACatattaaaacttaaaatataagACACTCAAGTCATGTCAACAAGATTAATAATCCCAAAAGGTGCCCATGCACTGCATCTGATTCACCACTCAGCATCAGACAGATGAAGTATGATTTTGCCACAGTTATTTTAGATCCTACCTGTACATAAGTAATGAATGAGTAACACTGTGGGGTCAAATGGGAACCCGAGAGCTTCACCTGCAAAGAAGCAGAGGCTGGTGTTACTCCCAGCTCAAGGCAATGAGCCATTTCCTCCATTTGCTCACACTCACCAGCTTTTCTAGCCTTCCTGGAATCGTATTCGAGGTGCTGCGGCAAGCTTGAATatactgcaaagaaaacatgaatgaGTCTCTTCTAGATGCACTGTTCCCATCCAACAACCTGTACTTTCAGGCACGGGCTCAAAGCAGCTCATTCAATTGCCACTGACCAATTAAGAAAGGAAGTTCTGACAAAAGGATGAGGAGCTCAGAGGGCTGCCGGCTGTCCTCAAATCAGAAGACAACAGGGTACCATTTCCAGAGCATCCAagtcttgtttttgtttaaagtaaaaCTCTTTCCTATGCCaatgttcagaaagaaatgaggaacACCATACATTGCCTGAACATAAGTTGGGTTCTTCTGAAACCATGACTGCTGAAGCACGTACAGTATTGTAGAGGTTACAGGAGTAGCACTACTGCTCGCAGTGAGGAGGGCAGCATTTGCAAGAACTATCCTCCCCAGCGGCTTGCTACGGCCCAGATGACCTCTGCATTCCAGAGCTGTGAGAGCTCCAGGGAATTCATCATCTTGTCTCAGATGAGTTCCCCAGTCTGAGCTCATGTCCCAGTTGCCCCAGGTCCAATGCTTTGAGCCTTACATGGGAATGAGTGGCAAGGGCAGGATTGCTGAGCACCGTGAGAATATTGTTAGCGCCTACAAGAGACACTGGAAAGAACCAGTCTAAGCCAAGTGCAGTCAAAGTCAGCTGGAGAAAAGCTTTCCTTTACCTCCCCTGGTATACCTATCACTGCTGTGGAAAGGTCACGAAACTGAATGCATAAAAGCCAACAGAATAAGGACTCATTTTATACAAGAGATGAACAGCCCAGTCCTGAGCGTAGCTGCTGCCAGGGGTCACTGCGAGCTTGCTGAGGCAGATGGGGAAAAAGTTTTTAGATCCCAGCCAACCCACTatcagcagagctgcactcaCATGTTTGATGAGGGAGGTGAGGATTGTGTAGGTCTTGCTGAGGCTTCTCAGCAGCGTGTCcacacagctccctgcaggaAGTGCTGTCTGCACCAGCTCGTGAAAAACCGTCAGCAGAGTTCCCAGCTGCAGAATTATGCCTTTCTCCAGAGCCTGGGTTTGGTTTGATGCCTGAGAAGAGTCTTCTagtagaaagaaaggaatactATATAAATGTGCGTCTAACAAGCCAAATTAGGCAGGTGGGAGACACAAAAGACCACTTTTTGTCAGGTGCACGTAACACCAGTGTGGCACAGGGAAAATAACTGGGACGGGGGTTGTGACAACTCTCACTGTTGATGTGAAACCAACTCAAGGGAGAGTTTATCCGCCCCGAGATGATGCTACCTGGGAATCCTGAAATACCTTTTTGTCTTCGTCTGTCTTTGACAAAGGTGTAACAGTAAGAAGCGGGCCACTGCTATTACCTGATGTGTCTGATCCCAGACTGGTGAGTTTCTTGATAAGCCAATCCACCTCTTCAAGGACCTTATCTGCCTGACCCAGAACCAGCAGCTAAGACagaaacagcaataacaaaacaGGTTCT is part of the Cygnus atratus isolate AKBS03 ecotype Queensland, Australia chromosome 11, CAtr_DNAZoo_HiC_assembly, whole genome shotgun sequence genome and encodes:
- the POLG gene encoding DNA polymerase subunit gamma-1 isoform X1 is translated as MRRALRRGRALRHSVPRRCASGSFASRPLPESAAEDAEKGQRRVNPLNIQMLSRSLHEQIFRGARAGYSEAAVRRSVEHLRRHDLWGKETSALPDVELRLPRMYGDNIDEHFRLLAQKQSLPYLEAAEELLRCRLPPAPPSWAWQLGWTRYGPDGRPEPVDFPRDRAVVLDVEVCLADGQCPTLAVAVSPHAWYSWCSRRLLEQRYSWSSRLTLADLIPLESAAGAGCAGRQDWPERVVVGHNVAFDRAFIKEQYLIQGSRVRFLDTMSMHMAISGLTGFQRSLWMAAKHGKRKGLQQVKQHIKKTRSKAEGPAVTAWDWVHVSSINNLADVHALYVGGEPLEKEARELFVKGTMADIRDHFQDLMSYCARDVRATHEVFQEQLPLFMERCPHPVTFAGMLEMGVSYLPVNGNWQRYLDDAQGTYEELQKEMKKSLMNLANDACQLLHGDRYHGQPRGGRGAVPPPMGAGARPRRAGRYKEDPWLWDLEWDTQEFKQKKPPRKKKDQKVNGGEASGAGLAQEWQGDRGPPSEDEELKAAPEGSALLQRLKDTVTLQPKKLQHLPGHPGWYRKLCPRLEEEGWVPGPSLISLQMRVTPKLMRLAWDGFPLHYSEKHGWGYLVPGRQDNLPAAPPEAGGPVCPHRAIEELCRQHRLEKGREQPPEEASVEDELLVMDGSSMWQKVEELSQLEGDVGRADQSLVQEEGDERCELVEADSRPSYHHGNGPYNDVDVPGCWFFKLPHKDGNANNVGSPFAKDFLPRMEDGTLRAAVGRTHGTRALEINKMISFWRNAHKRISSQMVVWLKKGELPRAVTRHPDYNEEDDYGAILPQVVTAGTITRRAVEPTWLTASNARADRVGSELKAMVQVPPGYSLVGADVDSQELWIAAILGEAHFAGMHGCTAFGWMTLQGKKSNGTDLHSKTAATVGISREHAKVFNYGRIYGAGQPFAERLLMQFNHRLTQEQAREKAQQMYAVTKGIRRFHLSEEGEWLVKELDLAVDRAEDGSVSARDVHRLQREAARKSRRKKKWDVVGHRLWAGGTESEMFNKLESIALSSSPQTPVLGCHISRALEPAVAKGEFLTSRVNWVVQSSAVDYLHLMLVSMKWLFEEFDINGRFCISIHDEVRYLVQEQDRYRAALALQITNLLTRCMFAYKLGLQDLPQSVAFFSAVDIDRCLRKEVTMNCVTPSNPTGMEKKYGIPEGEALDIYQLLEITKGSLEKK
- the POLG gene encoding DNA polymerase subunit gamma-1 isoform X2, translating into MRRALRRGRALRHSVPRRCASGSFASRPLPESAAEDAEKGQRRVNPLNIQMLSRSLHEQIFRGARAGYSEAAVRRSVEHLRRHDLWGKETSALPDVELRLPRMYGDNIDEHFRLLAQKQSLPYLEAAEELLRCRLPPAPPSWAWQLGWTRYGPDGRPEPVDFPRDRAVVLDVEVCLADGQCPTLAVAVSPHAWYSWCSRRLLEQRYSWSSRLTLADLIPLESAAGAGCAGRQDWPERVVVGHNVAFDRAFIKEQYLIQGSRVRFLDTMSMHMAISGLTGFQRSLWMAAKHGKRKGLQQVKQHIKKTRSKAEGPAVTAWDWVHVSSINNLADVHALYVGGEPLEKEARELFVKGTMADIRDHFQDLMSYCARDVRATHEVFQEQLPLFMERCPHPVTFAGMLEMGVSYLPVNGNWQRYLDDAQGTYEELQKEMKKSLMNLANDACQLLHGDRYKEDPWLWDLEWDTQEFKQKKPPRKKKDQKVNGGEASGAGLAQEWQGDRGPPSEDEELKAAPEGSALLQRLKDTVTLQPKKLQHLPGHPGWYRKLCPRLEEEGWVPGPSLISLQMRVTPKLMRLAWDGFPLHYSEKHGWGYLVPGRQDNLPAAPPEAGGPVCPHRAIEELCRQHRLEKGREQPPEEASVEDELLVMDGSSMWQKVEELSQLEGDVGRADQSLVQEEGDERCELVEADSRPSYHHGNGPYNDVDVPGCWFFKLPHKDGNANNVGSPFAKDFLPRMEDGTLRAAVGRTHGTRALEINKMISFWRNAHKRISSQMVVWLKKGELPRAVTRHPDYNEEDDYGAILPQVVTAGTITRRAVEPTWLTASNARADRVGSELKAMVQVPPGYSLVGADVDSQELWIAAILGEAHFAGMHGCTAFGWMTLQGKKSNGTDLHSKTAATVGISREHAKVFNYGRIYGAGQPFAERLLMQFNHRLTQEQAREKAQQMYAVTKGIRRFHLSEEGEWLVKELDLAVDRAEDGSVSARDVHRLQREAARKSRRKKKWDVVGHRLWAGGTESEMFNKLESIALSSSPQTPVLGCHISRALEPAVAKGEFLTSRVNWVVQSSAVDYLHLMLVSMKWLFEEFDINGRFCISIHDEVRYLVQEQDRYRAALALQITNLLTRCMFAYKLGLQDLPQSVAFFSAVDIDRCLRKEVTMNCVTPSNPTGMEKKYGIPEGEALDIYQLLEITKGSLEKK